The proteins below come from a single Aegilops tauschii subsp. strangulata cultivar AL8/78 chromosome 6, Aet v6.0, whole genome shotgun sequence genomic window:
- the LOC141026274 gene encoding uncharacterized protein produces the protein MVLKRRRSERAHADRPYRCDSSKRISRNKSAALEAINGFYAAALDRLPLDEMPALAPRLLRAGLCVGFADPVSNIIVNTVSSYGRRKPAAAATSTPDDGEKEKKKARRGRRKALSRAVSGTGKAKRWPPPRRLLRGMPIAERSLRALVAFLTCYFPRLPACEALEYLCLANADLLSAVRLVEEDRNSSGSFSLASRTTKTALKCAALAACHPMPRALVNRSYSLASRMEQLSQLLATEGGCLSCNAIESIHTLLIKPRRKLGALAGVTPPQFHLELNRPPPFVPTKSLRSTLLQKIYGFYLKGLALLPTDGLRTHHHRCLLKAGHCYGPSTDPVSNIVLNTLWYNATFPPAGGLSPATMICSRSLVLVAYRSLRGLVAYIRAYFGMMSEHQAMHCLLFTEVNLWGAMKLARQQGHTEGTMLRQYSAYKAAATAAQHPDPDAVVEFFMSTFPMMPLPKEENEALDVERIQQLLSEYCSTPSDSAHTVPVLSEGGGGGGGGSQVPVVHSERFPRRGTFCLYEGRCHAEEIHTANWGT, from the exons ATGGTTCTCAAGCGCCGCCGGAGCGAGCGTGCCCACGCCGATCGCCCCTACAGATGCGACAGCTCGAAGCGCATCTCCCGCAACAAATCGGCGGCGCTGGAGGCCATCAACGGGTTCTACGCGGCGGCGCTGGACAGGCTGCCGCTGGACGAGATGCCGGCGCTGGCCCCGCGCCTCCTCAGGGCCGGTCTCTGCGTCGGCTTCGCCGACCCCGTCTCCAACATCATCGTCAACACCGTCTCCTCCTACGGCCGCCGCAAGCCCGCGGCCGCGGCGACGTCCACGCCCGACGACGgcgagaaggagaagaagaaggcgaGGAGGGGGCGACGGAAGGCGCTCTCCCGGGCGGTCTCCGGCACCGGGAAGGCCAAGCGCTggccgcctccccgccgcctcctccgcggCATGCCCATCGCCGAGCGGTCGCTCAGGGCGCTCGTCGCGTTCCTCACCTGCTACTTCCCCCGCCTCCCCGCCTGCGAGGCGCTCGAGTATCTCTGCCTGGCCAACGCCGACCTTCTCTCCGCCGTGCGGCTCGTGGAGGAGGACCGCAACTCCAGCGGCAGCTTCAGCCTCGCGTCCCGGACCACCAAGACGGCCCTCAAGTGCGCCGCCTTGGCTGCCTGCCACCCCATGCCCAGGGCCCTCGTCAACAGGTCCTACTCGCTCGCCTCTCGGATGGAGCAATTGTCCCAGCTCCTGGCGACCGAAGGCGGCTGCCTCTCCTGCAACGCCATCGAGAGCATCCACACATTGCTGATCAAGCCCCGGCGGAAGCTtggagccctcgccggagtaaCACCACCGCAGTTTCATCTGGAGCTGAACAGGCCGCCGCCGTTCGTTCCTACAAAATCTCTGCGAAGCACCCTGCTCCAGAAGATCTACGGATTCTACCTCAAGGGACTCGCGTTGCTGCCGACGGACGGCCTGCGTACGCACCACCACCGGTGCCTCCTCAAGGCTGGCCACTGCTACGGGCCATCGACGGACCCCGTCTCCAACATTGTGCTCAACACGCTCTGGTACAACGCGACCTTCCCGCCGGCAGGAGGGCTCTCTCCGGCCACCATGATCTGCTCACGCAGCCTTGTTCTCGTCGCATACCGCTCCCTTCGTGGCCTCGTTGCTTACATCCGCGCTTACTTTGGCATGATGTCTGAACACCAGGCCATGCATTGTCTGCTCTTCACCGAGGTCAATCTTTGGGGAGCAATGAAATTGGCAAGGCAACAAGGACACACTGAGGGAACTATGTTGAGGCAGTACAGCGCCTACAAGGCTGCGGCCACCGCAGCACAGCACCCAGATCCTGATGCCGTTGTGGAATTTTTCATGTCAACCTTTCCCATGATGCCTCTACCCAAGGAGGAGAACGAGGCATTGGATGTGGAACGCATCCAGCAGTTGCTGTCTGAGTACTGTTCAACTCCCAGTGATTCAGCTCACACAGTTCCTGTGCTttcagagggggggggggggggggggggggggtcccaaGTTCCTGTCGTGCATTCTGAGAGATTTCCACGAAGAGGAACGTTTTGTCTGTACGAAGGTCGGTGCCATGCTGAAGAGATACACACAGCGAACTGGG GGACCTGA